One Streptomyces formicae genomic window, CCTCGCGCAGCGCCGCCGCGTCGTTGATGCCGTCCCCGAGGAACCCGACGGTGTGCCCGTCGGCCTTGAGGGCGCGGACGATCCTGGCCTTCTGGACCGGGTTGACCTTGGCGAACACCGTGGTCGTACGGGCGAGCCGGATCAGCTCGACGTCGTCGACCTGGTCGACGGTGGCACCGGTGATCAGCTCACCGGTCTCCAGGCCGACGTCCGCGCAGACCCGCGCGGCCACCAGTTCGTTGTCACCGGTGATCACCTTGACGGCGACGCCGTTCTCGGCGAGCGCGCGCAGGGCGGCCGCCGCGTCCTTCTTCGGCGGGTCGAGGAAGGCGAGGAAGCCGACGAGCGTCAGCTCCGACTCGTCCGCCACCGTGTAGGTGTCGCGGGCGGTGGGCACGGTGCGGGTCGCCACGGCGAGCACGCGCAGCCCCTCGCGGTTGTTGCGCTCGCTCACGAAGGTCACATGGGCCCGCAGCTGGTCGGTCAGCTCGACCCGCCGGCCGCGGTCCATCATGTGCGTGCACAGGCCGAGCACTTCCTCGACCGCGCCCTTGGTGACCATGACGTGCTCGGGGCGGCCCACGTCACCGAGGAGGCCGTTGCGGTTCAGGACGACGGACATCCGCCGCCGCGCGAAGTCGAAGGGGATCTCGTCGACCATCGTGTAGCGCGTGTCGACGACAACCTCCTCGGCCTCGTCGACGCGGTCGATGACCGCCTGGTCCATGAGGTTGCGAAGGCCCGTCTGGAAGTGCGAGTTGAGGTAGGCGTACTCCAGGACCTCGGCGTCCTCGTGGCCGTGCACGTCGAGGTAGCGGTCGAGGACGATGCGGTCCTCGGTGAGCGTGCCGGTCTTGTCCGTGCACAGCACGTCCATCGCGCCCAGGTTCTGGATCGCGTTGAGCTGCTTGACGACCACCTTGTGCCGGGACATCGCGACGGCGCCGCGCGCCAGGTTGGCGGAGACCACCATCGGCAGCATCTCGGGGGTGAGGCCGACCGCCACGGAGATCGCGAAGAGCAGCGCCTCGTTCCAGTCGCCCTTGGTGAAGCCGTTGATGGCGAGCACGATCGGGACCATCACCAGCATGAAGCGGATGAGCAGGAAGCTGACGCGCTTGACGCCCAGGTCGAAGCTGGTCTGCGGACGGTCGCCGACCAGGGCGCCCGCCATCGAGCCGAAGTAGGTGTCGGTGCCGGTGGCGACGACCACGCCGGTGGCCGTGCCCGAGGTGATCGACGTGCCCATCAGGCAGAGGTTGTCCGCCTCGACGGGGTCGGCCGTCGCCTTCTGGCCGTAGTCGTGTCCGCGGGTGTCGGCCTTCGCGACCGGCAGCGACTCGCCGGACAGGGCGGCCTGGCTGACCATCAGGTCCTTGGCGGTGAGCAGCCGCAGATCGGCGGGGACCATGTCACCGGCCGCGAGCCGCACGATGTCGCCAGGGACCACGTCCTCCATGGGCACCTCTTCGGTGCCCGCCTTCTCGCTCCAGCGCCGCTGCACCGCGCAAGTCGTGGTGACCAGGGCCTTGAGCGCCTGGGCCGACCGGGTGGAGCGGAACTCCTGCCAGAACCGCAGCAGGGCGCTGATCAGGATCATCGCGGAGAGGATGAGGACGCCGGGGTCGGCGGGGTCCTGCCAGAACATGACGGCGGCGAGGACGACGAGGACGCCGATGAAGGGGTTCCAGAAGGACTTGGCGAGCTGCCACGTCCAGTGCGGCGCCGTCTCGTGGGCGACGACGTTGGCGCCGTGCCGCTCCTGACGTTCGAGGACCTGGTCCTGGCGGAGCCCGCGGGTGCTCGCGCCGAGTTCGCGCAGGACGTCGCGGGCGGGGCTCGCGCTGAAGTCGGCGAGCCGCGAGCCGACTTCGCGGGTCCGGGTCTCCAGCTCGGCGGCCTTGCGCTCGCGGCGGCCGCCGGGGGTACGGGGCTCGGGGTTCTCGCCCGGCGACGCCGGGCGTACCTGGGGAATCAGCTTGTTCATGGCAGACCTCCCTCCGTGCGGGGGCATGACGAAGCAGGCCCGTGCACGAGGACGTGAATGTGTGGATGGGGCGTGAAGAAATCCCTGGTCGTACCGGCGGCGAAAGGCCGGAGGCAGAGCAGGGGACATCGCCGCGACGACAGCGCGACGGAAAAGGGAAACAGCGGAGCAAACCGTGCTCGGAAGCGGCGCGGGGCGGCTTCAGGAGAGACGGAAAGCGGCTTCAGAAGAGACGGGAAGCAGCCTCAAGGGAGGCGGAAAGCCGTCTCAGAGAAGGTCACCGCTGACGCAAGGACTTCCTTCGGGACTCATCCCGAACACCTCCTTGCGATCGCGGGACGGAGAAGAACACGCCTCGGAGTGGCGCACGGCCAAGTGAGACATGTGTATTCCCGTATGTCAAATGTGGGCCTTAAGTCCCAAATAGCCGGGACTTGTGTCCTCACCGTCAGAGGTTGGACTTCTCTTCACACGCCCGTCACAGACCCTTCCGTATCCCTTGTTCCCCTTGGCACACTTCACCCCGCTCGCGTCCCCCACACAACACGAGGTCCACATACTCATGCCTGAACTCAATCGGCGCCGCTTCATGCAGCTGGCCGGCGGCACCGCGACGTTCGCCATGCTCAACCAGAGCATCGCCCGCGCCGCGTCCCTGCCCGCCCGGCGCGCCACCGGCACCATCAAGGACGTCGAGCACGTCGTGGTGCTCATGCAGGAGAACCGGTCCTTCGACCACTACTTCGGCACGATGAAGGGCGTACGCGGCTTCGGCGACCCGCGCCCGGTGACCCTGCCCAGCGGCAAGCCGGTCTGGAACCAGAGCGGCGGCGGCAAGGAGGTGCTGCCCTTCCACCCGGACGCCGAGGACCTGGGCATGCAGTTCATCGCGGGCCTCGACCACGACTGGGCGGGCGGCCACAGCGCCTTCGCCGGCGGCGCGTACGACAACTGGATCAACGCGAAGTCCGAGCGGACCATGGCGTACCTGAAGCGGGACGACATCCCCTTCCACTACGCGCTCGCCGACGCGTTCACCGTCTGCGACGACTACCACTGCTCGTTCATGGGGGCCACCGACCCCAACCGCTACTACATGCTCACGGGCCACGTCGGCAACGACGGCAAGGGCGGCGGTCCCGTCCTCGGCAACCAGGAGGCGGGCTACGACTGGACGACGTACGCCGAGCGCCTGGAGCAGGCGGGCGTCTCCTGGAAGGTCTACCAGGACATCGGCGACGGCCTGGACGCGGCCGGGCACTGGGGCTGGATCGACGACGCCTACCGGGGCAACTACGGCGACAACTCCCTGCTCTACTTCAACAAGTACCGGGGCGCCAAGCCCGGCGACCCGCTCTTCGAGAAGGCCCGCACCGGCACCAACGCCAAGGCGGGCGACGGCTACTTCGACCTGCTCAAGGCCGACGTGAAGGCCGACAAGCTCCCGCAGGTCTCCTACATCGCCGCCCCCGAGGCGTTCTGCGAGCACCCCAACTGGCCGGTGAACTACGGCGCCTGGTACATCTCCCAGGTCCTCGACGCGCTCACCTCCAACCCCGAGGTGTGGGCCAAGACGGCGCTGTTCATCACCTACGACGAGAACGACGGCTACTTCGACCACGTCGTGCCGCCGTACGTCCCCAAGGACGCCAACCAGGGCAAGTCCACCGTCGACACGACGCTGGACTACTTCCCCGGCAGCGCGGGCTACGCGGCCGGGCACTACGGCCTCGGCCAGCGCGTCCCGATGGTCGTCGTCTCGCCGTGGAGCACCGGCGGTTACGTGAACTCCGAGGTCTTCGACCACACGTCGATCATCCGGTTCATGGAGAACCGTTTCGGCGTCAAGGAGCCCAACATCTCGCCGTGGCGCCGCGCGATCTGCGGCGACCTCACCTCCGCCTTCGACTTCAGCGGCAAGGACACCGACCCGGCGGACCTCCCGGACACCGCGGCCTACGAGCCGCCGGACCACCAGCGCCACCCCGACTACCTGCCCAAGGCGCCCGCCAACCCGGCGCTGCCCAAGCAGGAGCGCGGCTCGCGGCCCGCCCGCCCGCTGCCCTACGCCCCGCTCGTGGACGGCGCGGCCGACCCGGCGGCGGGCAAGTTCACGCTCACCTTCGGCGGCGGCGCGGCCGCCGGTGTCTGCTTCCACGTCCGCTCGGCCAACCGCACCGACGGCCCCTGGACGTACACCACGGAGGCGGGCAAGACCGTCGCCGACACCTGGAACTCGGCGTACTCCAAGGACGCGTACGACCTCTCCGTCTTCGGCCCGAACGGCTTCCTGCGCACCTTCAAGGGACCCGGCAAGAAGGCGGGCCCCGAGGTGATCGCCCGGCACGACAAGAAGACCGGCAACCTCAAGCTCACCCTGAAGAACGCGGGCACCGCCGACGTGAACCTCACGGTGACCAACGCCTACGGCGGCGCGGGCCAGACGTTCAAGGTCAGGGCGGGCGCCTCCGTGGACCACACCGTCGACCTGCGGGCGAGCAAGCGCTGGTACGACGTCACCGTGAAGTCCGACGCGGACACCGGCTTCCTGCGGCGCCTCGCGGGCCACGTGGAGACCGGCAGGGCGGGCGTCAGCGACCCGGCGATCATCACGGGCTGACGCGTGGCCGGGGGCTCCGGCGAGCAAGAGAACCGCAGGGAAAACGAGCGGCGGCCGCGCACCGCCCCGGATAGCATCCGGACGCATGACGAACGCCGCTCCCCGTCCTTCCGGGGCCCCCGACAAGCCCGTCCTCGACGGGCTCGAAGCGACATGGTCGAGGCGCTGGGACGAGTCGCGCGTAT contains:
- the mgtA gene encoding magnesium-translocating P-type ATPase gives rise to the protein MNKLIPQVRPASPGENPEPRTPGGRRERKAAELETRTREVGSRLADFSASPARDVLRELGASTRGLRQDQVLERQERHGANVVAHETAPHWTWQLAKSFWNPFIGVLVVLAAVMFWQDPADPGVLILSAMILISALLRFWQEFRSTRSAQALKALVTTTCAVQRRWSEKAGTEEVPMEDVVPGDIVRLAAGDMVPADLRLLTAKDLMVSQAALSGESLPVAKADTRGHDYGQKATADPVEADNLCLMGTSITSGTATGVVVATGTDTYFGSMAGALVGDRPQTSFDLGVKRVSFLLIRFMLVMVPIVLAINGFTKGDWNEALLFAISVAVGLTPEMLPMVVSANLARGAVAMSRHKVVVKQLNAIQNLGAMDVLCTDKTGTLTEDRIVLDRYLDVHGHEDAEVLEYAYLNSHFQTGLRNLMDQAVIDRVDEAEEVVVDTRYTMVDEIPFDFARRRMSVVLNRNGLLGDVGRPEHVMVTKGAVEEVLGLCTHMMDRGRRVELTDQLRAHVTFVSERNNREGLRVLAVATRTVPTARDTYTVADESELTLVGFLAFLDPPKKDAAAALRALAENGVAVKVITGDNELVAARVCADVGLETGELITGATVDQVDDVELIRLARTTTVFAKVNPVQKARIVRALKADGHTVGFLGDGINDAAALREADVGVSVDTAVDIAKESADIILLEKDLTVLEQGMLMGRQTFGNTIKYIKMTASSNFGNVFSVLVASAFLPFQPMLAIQLLVQNLCYDISQLSIPWDRMDKEYLRKPRKWDAKDIGRFMIRIGPISSIFDITTFLVMWYVFSANTVGEQTLFHSGWFVEGLLSQTLIVHMIRTQKIPFVQSRASLPVLVMTGSIMLLGLWLPFSPLASALSLEPLPMSYFPWLIGTLLAYCALTQGVKTWYIRRYHSWL
- a CDS encoding phosphocholine-specific phospholipase C, with the protein product MPELNRRRFMQLAGGTATFAMLNQSIARAASLPARRATGTIKDVEHVVVLMQENRSFDHYFGTMKGVRGFGDPRPVTLPSGKPVWNQSGGGKEVLPFHPDAEDLGMQFIAGLDHDWAGGHSAFAGGAYDNWINAKSERTMAYLKRDDIPFHYALADAFTVCDDYHCSFMGATDPNRYYMLTGHVGNDGKGGGPVLGNQEAGYDWTTYAERLEQAGVSWKVYQDIGDGLDAAGHWGWIDDAYRGNYGDNSLLYFNKYRGAKPGDPLFEKARTGTNAKAGDGYFDLLKADVKADKLPQVSYIAAPEAFCEHPNWPVNYGAWYISQVLDALTSNPEVWAKTALFITYDENDGYFDHVVPPYVPKDANQGKSTVDTTLDYFPGSAGYAAGHYGLGQRVPMVVVSPWSTGGYVNSEVFDHTSIIRFMENRFGVKEPNISPWRRAICGDLTSAFDFSGKDTDPADLPDTAAYEPPDHQRHPDYLPKAPANPALPKQERGSRPARPLPYAPLVDGAADPAAGKFTLTFGGGAAAGVCFHVRSANRTDGPWTYTTEAGKTVADTWNSAYSKDAYDLSVFGPNGFLRTFKGPGKKAGPEVIARHDKKTGNLKLTLKNAGTADVNLTVTNAYGGAGQTFKVRAGASVDHTVDLRASKRWYDVTVKSDADTGFLRRLAGHVETGRAGVSDPAIITG